The genomic stretch GATTCTCTTGAATTAATTAGGGTTAAATTCAGATTACAGTATTCTAATAATTTTATCATATAAATTAACATATCATTTATCAGCATTATTTTGAACCAAGGATTAAAGTTAAAGTGTGACTCATATTAAACTTTTATCACTTCTAGTAGCTCGGGCGTGACAATACCATCGTTCAGCGCaaaagttttgttttttttttgttgttgtacaTGTGTAGTTTAGAAAACAATGAAATTATCTTAAAAGAGTTTTATCTATGTACAAATGTTGTTTGTTTTTTAATCACTAAATTGATAGTTACATACAAATGCTAATAAAACCAAAGTACAACTTCATGAAGATTTTGGATCATTATACATGTCTAGCTTTATCTAATTTGAGACTATGCTAAAAATTAAACATAGTTTAACCTGATGAATCACAAATCCAAACATATGAGAGGGGAAAATCAAAACGAAACAAGACTTTCGAGCATATAATGCTGatctattttatataaatatatatcactTGTCTTTTTCGTTGCTTAGAAGCATCTCCACAACTTGGCTCATGGTGGGTCTTGCATCTTTGTCTTCCTCGACGCATCTAAGAGCCACTTCAATCAAAATTTCCACCTCTCTCATGCTATAGTTGCTTACGATCGCGGGTTCTATGATTTCATCAATCCCCTTTTCACTCAGCGAAGCACTAGCATTCATCTTATCTCTTACCCACGTAACAAGCTTTTTCGGTCGTGCCTCACCAACATCTTCTGCATCCAAAACACCTCTTGTTGGGCCATTTCCTGTAACCATTTCAAGCAAAACAATTCCGTAGCTATAAACATCCACTTTAAACGTGATCGGAAGATTGTAAACCCATTCAGGAGACATATAGCCTTTAGTTCCTCTTATCCTCGAGAAGCTTGAGTTATCACTGAGCTCATTTCTGTTTAGTAGCTTTGAAAGGCCAAAATCAGCTACTTTTGGTTGATAATTAGAGCCCAAGAGTATGTTATAAGGCTTTACATCGCAATGTAAAACCCACTCCAAACACTCTTCATGCAAATAAGCAAGGCCTCTGGCTGTCCCTATAGCAATATCAAACCTCATTTTCCAATCCAAAGCATTGGAAGCCAAGTTCTCAGCCAAGGATCCATGTTCCATGTACTCATAAACTAGAAGTCTATGCTTTCCCTCGGCACAATATCCCCACATTTCTATTAAGTTCATGTGGTTCAGTGTTCCTATGGTGCTTACTTCTGCGTAAAATTCGACTTCTCCTTGGTTAGTATCTGTGAGTTTCTTGACGGCCGCAACTCGATTATCAGACAAAATGGCCTTGTAGACTATTCCTCCTGCACCTCTTCCAATCTCTAGACTGAAACCCTTCGTTTCCTTTTTCAGCTCTAAGTAACTAAATTTTCTGAATCCAGTAGCAGCAAGAAGATAACTAGCCTGAATGTTATCCAGGGATGAATTTTCATGGTTTCTAATGACGAATAACCAAACCATTAAGATGACGAAGATCTCGACTCCTCCCACTCCACAGACAAACTAGAGCATGAACTTAAGAACTCCACtgacatttttttttacataccTTCTGTCCAGATGTTGAGTCAAATTGCCT from Humulus lupulus chromosome 5, drHumLupu1.1, whole genome shotgun sequence encodes the following:
- the LOC133778776 gene encoding putative receptor protein kinase ZmPK1, coding for MRNREENTQNFSRFAHKLGYILVELLLRWKARIFTMKLLLQEHVKSKYNKDGGYYNCYVKLQLRNGYRAPGFDGDIYLKLPKSVLSSLIHRAPDYESNNFNCFLSGNLTQHLDRRNHENSSLDNIQASYLLAATGFRKFSYLELKKETKGFSLEIGRGAGGIVYKAILSDNRVAAVKKLTDTNQGEVEFYAEVSTIGTLNHMNLIEMWGYCAEGKHRLLVYEYMEHGSLAENLASNALDWKMRFDIAIGTARGLAYLHEECLEWVLHCDVKPYNILLGSNYQPKVADFGLSKLLNRNELSDNSSFSRIRGTKGYMSPEWVYNLPITFKVDVYSYGIVLLEMVTGNGPTRGVLDAEDVGEARPKKLVTWVRDKMNASASLSEKGIDEIIEPAIVSNYSMREVEILIEVALRCVEEDKDARPTMSQVVEMLLSNEKDK